In Paludibaculum fermentans, the genomic stretch CGTGGCGCGGGTGACGCGGCGAGTCAGTTCGTCGGGCCCCAGCGACTCGCACTCCTGCTCGGAGAGTCCCACCTCATTGCCGGCCCAGGTGATGCCGACGGTCCACATGCCCGCATTCAGTCCCTCTTCAATGTCGGCCACCGTGTCGCCGACTTTGACACAGGCTTCCAGCGGGTAGATGCCGAGCTTCATGGCCGAGGTGACCGCCATCCAGGGCGCCGGCCGTCCGGCTGGGACATCGTCGGCGCAGATGAGATTGTCCGGCTGGAAACCGCTGGCGGCAACGTCGCGCAGCAGGCCCTTCACCATTTCCCTGGAATAACCGGTGGTGGCGCCGATTCGTATGCCGCGTTTGCGCAGCTGATTGATCGTTTCGCTCACGCCGGGGATGACATCCGCGTGGCGGCCGATGGCGGCGGTCTGGATGGGGATGAATTCCGTAAACAGACGCTCCGTGTCGGCCTCATCGGGCGTCTCACCATGCGCGGCGCGCCACTGCCCGGCGACGACCCTGGACTGGAGGATCGCACGCAGGTGGTCTTTCTTGTGGATGCCCATGGCTTGCCGCACGTCTTCCACTGGGACCTCAATCCCATGCCTCTGGAAAAGCTCAATCAACGCTTCGACCGGAGCGCGGCAGCCGAAGTCGACCGTCGTGCCGGCCAGGTCGAAGATCACTGCGCGGACACGGCCGCGATAACTGCGGCGATAGACGAAATCCATACTCACCCCCTCACCATAGTGTCGCTCGCCTCGGCCGTCGCCGCAGGACGCGCCCAGTCGACCCCCATGGTGGTCAGGACGCGATGGGCCGCACAGGTGAACCGTTCAAAGTCACCGGGATAGAGATCACCGATGGCAGCCACGGGAAAGTACCCATCGCGCTGGCGTGTGCCGGACTCCAGGGCGTAGCCGTCCTTCCGCAGCAGCGCGGAGAACAGGTCGTACTGAAAACCTGGATGGCCCGGGTAGCGGAAGGCGGTTGTGATGTGGCTGCGGACCTCGGGTTGCAGCAAGGGCTCGAAGCCCAGCGCACGCATTCCTGCCAGAAGAGT encodes the following:
- the phnX gene encoding phosphonoacetaldehyde hydrolase produces the protein MDFVYRRSYRGRVRAVIFDLAGTTVDFGCRAPVEALIELFQRHGIEVPVEDVRQAMGIHKKDHLRAILQSRVVAGQWRAAHGETPDEADTERLFTEFIPIQTAAIGRHADVIPGVSETINQLRKRGIRIGATTGYSREMVKGLLRDVAASGFQPDNLICADDVPAGRPAPWMAVTSAMKLGIYPLEACVKVGDTVADIEEGLNAGMWTVGITWAGNEVGLSEQECESLGPDELTRRVTRATDRLGAAGAHFVIESVQDLLPVIEAIDSRMAAGAKP